From Jeotgalibaca dankookensis, one genomic window encodes:
- the alaS gene encoding alanine--tRNA ligase, with protein sequence MKQLTSNDIRNLFLDFWASKGHKVEPSASLVPVDDPTLLWINSGVATLKKYFDGSVKPDNPRITNVQKSIRTNDIENVGVTARHHTLFEMLGNFSIGDYFKEEAIPWAWEFLTDEKWLGFDPDLLYVTYYPEDTDTKRIWSEKVGLTDEHIVAVADNFWDIGAGPCGPDTEIFYDRGPKFQDLDDSDPEMYPGGENERYLEIWNLVFSEFNHMPDGSYQPLPHKNVDTGMGLERVVSIVQNAPTNFETDLFMPIIHKIEELAGKVKYGQDKQADVSFKVIADHVRAVSFAIGDRALPSNEGRGYILRRLIRRSVMHGQKLGINRLFLFELVPVVADIMAVYYPEVKANQEFIIKVITNEEQRFQETIHDGLDILYSVFDTIEQNNTQVVPGKDAFKLYDTYGFPLELTEEYAEEKGFTVDKDGFNEEMQSQRNRARAARQVEDSFSVQTRVLGEIDVDSRFVGYDQLVINSELSVLIVEDELQNTANAGETVQVIFKETPFYAEMGGQVTDKGLLQDKTGKVVGEVTEVKRAPNGQHLHTVAVKNQLHVGYVYTLQVDEKRRRSITKNHTATHLLHQALKDTLGSHAAQAGSLVAPNYLRFDFTHFGQVTAEELLEMETIVNQKIWDALPVTTLETIIDKAKEMGAMALFGEKYGKEVRVVKVGDYSIELCGGNHVANSQDIGVFKIRSESGIGAGVRRIEAVTSQAAYDYFRQKEAELTAAAQAVKAQQTKEVVTKIEGLKQHLKEIEAEKDSLRSKLMAVESQDIFSKVEEVNGFSYITYHAKNQGMNDLREMADQWRQKASSDVFVVASDLDGKVSLLAAVAKDKTKSIKAGDLIKEIAPLVGGGGGGRPDMAQAGGKDPSGIPEALKRVGEWLAQ encoded by the coding sequence ATGAAACAATTAACCAGTAATGATATCCGCAACTTATTTTTAGATTTTTGGGCTTCTAAAGGGCACAAAGTTGAGCCAAGTGCTTCTCTAGTACCAGTTGATGATCCCACACTGCTTTGGATTAACTCAGGAGTAGCGACATTAAAAAAATATTTCGACGGATCTGTTAAACCAGATAATCCTCGAATTACGAATGTCCAAAAAAGTATTCGGACGAATGATATTGAGAATGTCGGTGTAACTGCGCGCCACCATACCTTATTCGAGATGTTGGGTAATTTTTCAATTGGTGACTACTTCAAAGAAGAAGCGATTCCATGGGCATGGGAATTTTTAACAGATGAAAAGTGGTTAGGTTTTGATCCTGACCTTCTATATGTCACCTATTATCCTGAAGATACAGATACCAAGCGTATATGGTCTGAGAAAGTTGGTTTAACAGATGAGCATATTGTAGCAGTTGCTGATAATTTCTGGGATATCGGAGCAGGCCCTTGTGGCCCCGATACCGAAATTTTCTATGATCGCGGCCCAAAATTTCAGGATTTAGACGATAGTGATCCAGAAATGTATCCAGGTGGAGAAAACGAACGGTATCTTGAAATTTGGAACTTAGTTTTTTCTGAGTTTAATCATATGCCAGATGGCAGTTATCAACCACTACCGCATAAAAATGTCGATACAGGAATGGGATTGGAACGTGTTGTTTCGATCGTTCAAAATGCGCCAACTAACTTTGAAACAGATTTATTCATGCCTATTATCCATAAAATTGAAGAGCTTGCCGGTAAGGTAAAATACGGGCAAGATAAGCAGGCAGACGTTTCTTTTAAAGTTATCGCAGATCATGTTCGTGCTGTAAGCTTTGCAATTGGCGATCGGGCATTACCATCTAATGAAGGCAGAGGGTATATTCTTCGCCGCCTAATCCGCCGCTCTGTTATGCACGGTCAGAAACTGGGAATAAACCGTTTATTTTTATTTGAACTTGTTCCGGTAGTGGCTGATATAATGGCTGTTTATTATCCAGAAGTAAAAGCAAATCAAGAATTTATCATTAAAGTTATTACAAATGAAGAGCAACGTTTCCAAGAAACCATCCATGACGGACTTGATATTTTATACTCGGTATTTGATACAATCGAACAAAATAATACACAAGTGGTTCCAGGTAAAGATGCCTTCAAACTGTACGATACGTATGGGTTTCCATTAGAATTAACAGAAGAGTACGCAGAAGAAAAAGGTTTCACTGTTGATAAAGATGGGTTTAATGAAGAAATGCAGAGTCAGCGCAATCGTGCCCGTGCAGCTCGTCAAGTAGAAGATTCTTTTTCTGTCCAAACGCGTGTCTTAGGTGAAATTGATGTCGACAGTCGTTTTGTGGGTTATGACCAATTGGTTATAAATTCTGAGTTGTCTGTTTTAATTGTAGAAGACGAATTGCAAAATACAGCAAATGCTGGTGAGACAGTCCAAGTTATCTTTAAAGAAACGCCTTTCTATGCTGAAATGGGGGGGCAAGTAACGGATAAAGGGCTTTTACAAGATAAAACAGGTAAAGTAGTCGGAGAAGTTACTGAAGTTAAGCGCGCTCCAAATGGCCAACACCTTCATACAGTAGCAGTTAAAAATCAACTACATGTGGGGTATGTCTATACACTTCAAGTAGACGAAAAACGTCGTCGTAGTATCACTAAAAATCATACAGCGACTCATTTGTTGCACCAAGCACTAAAAGACACACTCGGGAGCCATGCCGCCCAAGCTGGTTCTCTCGTTGCACCGAATTATTTGCGCTTTGACTTTACGCATTTTGGTCAAGTTACTGCGGAAGAGTTACTAGAAATGGAAACAATCGTAAACCAAAAGATTTGGGATGCGCTACCTGTGACAACACTCGAAACGATTATTGATAAAGCAAAAGAAATGGGTGCGATGGCTCTTTTTGGTGAAAAATACGGAAAAGAAGTTCGGGTTGTAAAAGTCGGGGATTATTCCATTGAACTATGTGGTGGGAATCATGTCGCTAATAGCCAAGATATTGGCGTTTTCAAAATACGTTCTGAGTCCGGTATTGGTGCTGGTGTACGTCGAATTGAAGCAGTGACAAGCCAAGCGGCATACGACTATTTCCGCCAAAAAGAAGCAGAGTTAACGGCAGCAGCTCAGGCTGTTAAAGCCCAACAAACAAAAGAAGTGGTTACTAAAATAGAAGGATTAAAGCAACATCTTAAAGAAATAGAAGCGGAAAAAGATTCCCTGCGTTCTAAATTAATGGCTGTAGAATCCCAAGACATCTTTAGTAAGGTCGAAGAAGTGAATGGCTTTAGCTATATTACTTATCACGCGAAGAACCAAGGAATGAATGATTTAAGAGAAATGGCTGACCAGTGGAGACAAAAAGCTAGTTCTGATGTTTTTGTAGTAGCTTCTGATTTGGATGGAAAAGTAAGTTTATTAGCTGCTGTAGCAAAAGATAAAACGAAAAGTATTAAAGCAGGCGATTTAATTAAAGAAATTGCTCCCCTCGTTGGCGGCGGTGGTGGCGGTCGACCAGACATGGCGCAAGCGGGTGGAAAAGATCCTTCCGGAATTCCTGAGGCTCTTAAACGTGTAGGTGAATGGTTAGCTCAGTGA